Part of the Vigna radiata var. radiata cultivar VC1973A chromosome 11, Vradiata_ver6, whole genome shotgun sequence genome is shown below.
tattaagaaattagTTGCCATTTAAAGTtcgctttaatttttttttaagttattttgggtggttttaatttatatatatatatatatatatatatatatatatatatatatatatatatatatatatatatatatatatatatatatatatatatcccatCTACTGGTAAAGGAGAACGGACAATGTAAGTTGAAAAAAAGGAACAATCATAATTACAGGAAAAGAAGCGGCGAAACCAATTTATACTAATACCAGTAGatgggatatatatatatatatatatatatatatatatatatatatcagtagATGGGGGAGGTATCTGCAAAAGGCACTTCGACGTTTAAGTTAGGTGTTGGTTATGGAGTCTCAATTCTTATGTGATTTTATTATCACTATGGAATATTTTTGAGTGTGAATGAAGCATGAGTATAAACAGACCTACCTCAGATAGATTTACCTTAAAATCCGGTCGGTTGCTCATAAACAGttttattaatatctttaattggatatcttttattattttatttcctatCGAAATATTAGCCCAATTACTCAAATGTTAGCCTAATTGCGGTCAAACATTGTTTAACATGGCTTGACGTGCGCTAAAGCTTTGTTCGCTTGAACAGATTGTACTGTTCAAGCGAATTTGCGGgcgaagaaaattttaaaatctgcgTTCCCTTGGACTGATTTGTGGCGACGGAAATGCGAGGATTTGTGCTGATTTTCAGTTCATTGCACTGTGCTCACCATCTCGCAAAAATGAGACGATTTGCGATGATTTACAGCCAAAAGACTCATATACCCTTTGTCGCACACACATTATCCTTGTTTTTTTGCAGGTGGAAGACGTGTTGTTGTGGAGAGgggatgatgaagaagaaggaggcGGATGACGACGGCGGATGACGACGGCAGATGACGACGgcagatgaagaagacgaaggttgaagatgaagatggcgTGCACATGTATTCGGATCCAAACAAAGCGTATCCGGATGGAGTTTTTTCTGAGATCTCGGGTAGGTATTCGGATACACTCTTGCTGTATCCGGATCCAGGTTTTTCCAGAGTTTGCAAAGGAAGAGTATCCGGATAAACCATGGCATATTCGGTTCCAGCCGTTCTTTGCATGGCAGTTTGTTTGCGGTTCTTTGCATGGCAACGATGGGTTCTTTCCGGTAGCTGTCACCGGTTGGCCAGAGCTTCACCTTCCAACCTAAGCTTCTCCGCTTCTTCTCGAAGCTTCCCCTCTCTCTTTAAACTCTCCTCAAACAGATTCGTCTCGTTCTGGAACCGAACAGCGAGACTTTCCCGTTCACGTTGGAGACGTTCAACCTCGCGATCCTTCTCTCCAAGGAGTGTGTCGAATAAGAGATTCATCCCCTTGACGTGGCTGTCCACGACAACCGAAGTGACTACCTTTTCTATGTCGAAGGCAGCGAGTATGTCGTTGTTGGAGACGACAGAGTGGTGTAGCTCCGACTGAAGGGAGTCAATCTGTTGGCGGCGCTCGGCGGTCTCTTTAAGAAGTTTGGCATTGAGGTTTCTAAGGCTCTGAATCTGTTGAAGATAGGAATCATCGGTTAGGGTAGCCATTGACATGGTTTGTGTTTCGTTTTGGGAGTGTTTGGGTTCTTGAGAATTGGCTGAATGAGACATTTTCTTTTTGGCCATATTGAGAGGTAGAAGAAAAGGGGTTATCTAGGGTTTTTGTCTCGTTATCTTGTTACGGCAGAGGATGTGGTATTAGGAAGAATATATATAGTGTGGTTTGAAACAATACCAGAGGTAGAGGGATAAGTCTCTCTTTGTCTGTTCGCTTTTCGAATTCAAATTTTGGACCCCCAATcatctctttattttttcacaCTCCAAACGCTTCTATCCCTTCGCTCCCCCAcacttttcttttaacaaaaaattcaatttatttacaaaaataataactaatttctttatatgtatatatttctttaaaaatataattatattacaacattataaattttcaatattttaaaaattaaatttacttattatttaaatcattattaattaatttcctcttTATTAaccattaatatattaaaatataacattacaaatatcacattttatattactttaatacctaggagcattttggtaatctatcatttttaccaattaaactaatttttataatctgtcacatcaatcaaatcctacactaattctcacaaactttactttcaattacccacaaatccactcaaaaaaacaacaataaaattaccctcaaattcactcaaatcatctctcccaaatctTCTCCCACAAATCCCCCCAAAAAAACATAGCCTAAACCTTGTTTGACTTTTAACTAGCGTTGATCCTGGTTTAACCTGGATGATGAAAGCTACTACAGTCGATCATTATTGAGTGTGCTAACCGCAGAGTGTAGATATCATACTATACATAATACTATACATAATGTCCCTCGGAGTTAACCGTTCCGTTTATATGGTCAAGTTAACTATCAACCTTCACATTGATGTTCATCGTGGGAGTTCCTTGTTGCGCACCGTTTAGACGTTTCATTTCCCAAACATTCCTTTAACTTTTCACGCCTTTGAGGTAGTTACAGAGTCTCGAAAGCATAGTCGTGATATCTTTTTGATCCTATGGTGCACATCACTTGCGATTATGTGAGTTTCCCCTCATTGATGCGAAAACGGTTACGCTCTAAAAAAATATGGTACGGGAGcaagaaggaagaaaaggagGATTGGGAATCGTCATTGGGGAGAAAGCATTGGGAGGGTTTTGAAGCATCATTGACAGCTTGAGCAAAGGGGAGAGAAGAACCTATCTGggccatcatcttcatcatccaTCCTTTGCAGCAGCTACTATTTTCCTGAGGAGAATAGAAAGCCCTCTAATCCGCAATCGTAGGGAGAAAAGCAGAAACAAGAAGCTCAATCCCTCAAGGTAAGTGTTCTATACCAGTTTATCTAGTCTATCGGTGAATCAATAACTGTTGCCCTGGCCGCATGATAGCATCATTTGATCATTATGTTTGCATTGgtatttttcatctctttcgTTGCATTGGCTACCCGATATCTCTGTTACATCTTCACCCCTAGCCCAGAAACGGTAAAAAAATGCTTTTCTACTTCCCTGCTTCAAAGCCAGCACCCAGAAAGGATCACAACCAAAGAGTAAAGCATGGTTTCCTCTTTCAATTTCTCAAATCAGAATAAGTTTTTATAGAATTTTCATCCATACAAAGTTCCCCCAAAACATTGATTCTTCTCAtttgcaaagaaagaaagagaaccCAATCTCCACGAGTTGTTCACGAGACCATCACCATAGCCTTCGTCTTGCTTCTCTCGGCCTGGGCAGCCATTCTCCTTCTCACCTATACCCCAACATCTAGCTCAACAACCACTGCGTCTGACCCACATCATCATCCTCAACCTGCATTGCACAAagctacaaaattaaaaaccaacCACCAAGAACAAGAACCAATTTCCAGCAACCTTCACTAAAGCCAAGCAGTTTTTCACAATTTACATCATCCTCATTGCTTCCAGAAACTGTATACGGTCTTaggcaaaagaagaaaaaacagaacCAGTATCTTTATCTTCACCTAAACCACTCCATTTACCCACTGGAACCTCCATCCCGACTCGAGCATAGAGCCATCACCCTCAACCTGCACTGCGCAGAGccaagaaaagatagaaaattttCAGAGCCACCACCGTTCAGAGAGCATATCACAATAAGACCCTTCCTCTCTCTCTGTCACTCTCAGCTACATGGCCTCACTCTTCGATCTGAATCCACTTCTCTGAGCCAATTCCGTCGTCGTTTGATCCCTTTAACCGCTCCAGTCTGCGTTTTCTTTATATTACCGTGCACCAGCTCCGCGGAAGCCCTGAATTGCTGTGCGATGCATCGATTAAACTGCCGTGTTTGGTATCGTGTTCGATCACGGTACTGCGTTTTGCTTTACTGTGAACCCTAGGGTTTTCTTCAAGGAGAGGAGGCACGAGAGGTTGGGGTCGCCGGCGATTATGAGACGACGAAACCTCGACGACAACGTAGGTTGACGATTCGATGGTTGGCCCTGGTTGCTGAGGTGGGTGCAGCGTGCGAAAAGGAGAAAGCTCCCTCGAGTTGGCGCTTCCCTCGTCGACGACGTCGCTGGTGTGGCTTTAGCCAGCAGTGGGGAGGTGCGAAAAGGGTGGCCGTCTTGGAGGCTAAAATGGCTCGCGACTGCCGGCGGAGGTGGGGAGGTTTATCGGCAGAGTGAGATAGAGGCTCTAGGCCTTGTGTTCTTCGACTGAGTGAAATGAGGTGAGGATGTGGAAACCCCTAAAGGGGTTTCTGAGTTTCTGAATGGGGAGAGAACTGGGCCTGGgcaaaaccaacaaaaaaaaaactattcttCTCTGACACCCCTTTCTGCTAAGTCGCACCCCTTGTCTTTGGGCTCAAGCACATTcgattttataaaagaaaaaaacttccCTTCTGCACTCCTGCTTCTGCTAAGCCGCACTCCTTTCTGATTGGGCTTAGGCCAATCtgttattaaaaactaaaattggtTTGCTGTTGGAGTGAAGAAAACCCTCTGCAAGCCATACTCTTCTCCTGACTTAACAACTCAACTCGTTACTTGCTTCCATTGCATTGCTTCTCATTCAGGTGATGTTCATGAACAAGTTTTTGCCTTTTCTCTAttcaaactttcttttttctcactcATAGAATGAAGGAGGCCATGGTGGTTGCCTCTTCTTATTCGGTTCATATCTTTCAAGATTTATTTTCTTCGTTCTTTCAAATTTTCTGTtggttgtgttttttttctttctttctctaggGTTTGCTCTAAAACCCCCCACACAGCACTCATCGCCCTTCTACTTTTCTCTtaaattgttctttttttagttgggTTTTCTTTGGGGGGAGCATTTGTTTTCTGCTGGAGAACCATCGGGCGATAATCTTTAGAGTTGAATTAGTATTGCCTCtgtttataattattctaaatgaTTCTGATCAGCTTTTCTTGgaattgaaattttcttttgacaCGGGTTATGGGTTTTTGCGTGAAATgtttgttctttatttctttattccATCTCCCACCCTCCTTCCCCCACTTTTTTATGCTATCTGTGTTAAGATGTTCGTTAAGGGTGAATAAATTGAAGGACTTTAGGAGGGGTACTAAATTCTAATCTTTAGTCTATAGTGCTGCCAGTCACTACTTTATGTCTTTGTAGTCTGTTGGGGCTCTAGGAATGAGTTTTACTAATACGTGGGGCTTTATAGTCAACTTTGGAAATGGTAGCTGGTGTGCTTCTCAATTTATGTGAGGGACTGAAGATTAAAGTTGGCTAGTATAATTTGGATATGGATGCTTGTGTGTAAGATTAAGAGGGGTTGACTTATTGTTAGGAGTGGATTTGCTGGACAAACCATAATAGATTGGAGGAAGACACTGAGTCTTGATAAGAATGGATGAACTATCACTCTAAAAGGGAACCACATATAGGACAAGTACCAAACTATAGCTTTACAGTCTATTTTAATAGAGATTGCAGAAGACTATGAAGTGAACTTGAggaatactaaaaaaaatcagaacatGGGGGTGATACTAGTGCTATAATGATATTCCCACTGAGTGTGAGCTGCAACATATTCTAGAGTTTCATGCCTTTGTTTTAGAAGATACTAAAGGCCTTCTTCCTCTGTACCAAGTGATGCCTTGATTAAGGCTTGCCCTGccacattttttattctaaccTGATttcttaaaggaattaattatAGAACATGTTACATTTAGGCATGGGATTGATGCAAGATCAATGACCCGTAGCATGTTTTAGCAAGGCACTATCCTTAGGGTATTACCAAAATCAGTTTATAAGAAGGAATCATGATTCTTTCCTTAGCAATTCAACATTGGAGACTCTATTCCTCCCAAAGAAGTATTAAGGTATTCACAGATCACTAGAGACTAAAACATTTTCTTGATCAAATGATCAACAATGTTGACTTTTCAACTTAGTGTGTTACCTCATTGAAGTTATTTATAAGCCTAGGCCTAAGAATAAAGCAGTTGGTGTTTTTTCTAGGAGGGACAATGTTGGTAATCTAAACTCCCTTTTTGTGAGCCCTTATTGGTCGGGCTTTNNcaaactaataaaataattattcttgaTCCAGATTTGAACCAATAAAAGGATAAGCTATAGGTTGATCCAAGTTCTAGTCTAGCTTATGAGCTGAGGGaaggtttgttttttttaagggTAGTTGCTGATGTCCAAGCAGTACACCGTCATTCATATCCTTCTAACTGAGTTTCATTCCACTTTAGTGGGTGGATGTTCCGTGGTCACTAAGACCTACAAATGTGTTACAAGGACCTTCTTTTGGCTAGGCATGACAAAGGGAATCATGGAATTTATTTGTGTGTCTAAGAAGTAAACATTCTGCTATGGCTTCCCTTGGTTTGTTTCAACCTCTTCTGCTTACAGAATGGACTGAGGAAGACATTTCCATGGATTTTATCATCAGGTTACCAAGTTACATGGTTGTGAGGTCATTTTTGTGGTGGGATTGCTTATTCAAGTATGCTTATCTCCTTGAACTCAAACATCCTTCCCAAAAAAGTCAGTGGCTTAGTCTATTCCTAAATATGTTGTCAAGTTGCATGGGTTCCCTTGTCTCGTCAACAAAGGGACTTGAATGCTATCTTTATTTGTAGTTGAACGACGTCAGAAGGTTTCCTATTATATTTTTGTGCTGTTGGTTGAGAGAATTATGTAGCTATGTCTAAATTGTGGTGGAATACTTATGATTATACttgtgtaattttaatttacttctAGAAGCGTTATAAGTGTGAGAAAGACACTGTTTATTATTACAGCTTGCCAGAATCACCTCTGCTTTTCTTGTGACCCTCCTCTTCAAGAATATCCTTTCCTTTATCAGTATTGCTAGCTTTGTGGTTTTTGCTAatagttttgtttcttttgtagtGTTAAAATCAAAGTTACTGTTGGCTTTTTGATGTAAAGCTAGTAAATAGACCAATACTattatttagggttttttaatatcaaaattaaaattagtttaatgtaaaatatttttttcaaactaacttatttatacatttattttaatttttagggaagtttatttatttatttttatttctttaaaggattaaaaaaaaattcaacaataatCTGATTCTTAATACTTCATTGAATTACTTTACTTCATGAGTAAAactataatctttttaaaagaactatcatttacttatattttagcCTTTCAATATAAAGTaacaaatgtttaatttttgtaattttagttttaattattgcAAGTGAGTTTGATATTTATTAGGATCAGGATAAAGATAGAATATGAAGAGCCatataaaaaagaaggaaaattataaacatacatCTCGCAATCTTCCAACAACTATTGaacacttaataaaaaattaatattattttattttatccactcaaattattttattttatatgtactCAACTAGCTGATCTCTGCACACACTGAAAGCTGCCacacttttctcaattttatgtTATACACGTTGTATTACTGCACtcacttttataaatatacatcACCTACCATGTAAATATACATCACCTACCATGCAGTAATAATACAGTTTCATTCTCTCAAGTCTCTCTTGTTCCCTTTTCTCTATGCCTCTCTATCAACCTAAAGGATTCTGTTCTTTTTTGCGTTGCGGTGGAGGCTGCATTCTTACTTCTTGGGTTGCTGTTTCGAGGTTGGTCCATTTTATCAAGATTTTATCAATGTTTCCATTTTAATGTTCTTTTGGGTTAGTCTGTTAAATTGCCGTTTATGATACACAGAGTGTAGTGAGAATCCTTGTCAAATAGAAAATCAGGGTTTTAGGTGGCCATGAGAGGAGGAAGGAAGAATTTGAAGAGGGCTATAGAGGAAAAACATGTCACGCTTCAAGATGGGCAAAGCATCATGCAGGTGGTGTCTTTACGAGGCTCTAATATCATTGAGGTATTGCTTTACCAGTCCCAAATCTTccaaactttcttttttattcatactgaggaaaatgagaaaataactGGTCAAACTGACAAACTTTGGTGGAGAAATAAATCAAGGAATATTATTTGAATGTTTGCATCTGTGAGAATGAGAGgtaaaatacatattaaaaaggACAATAAGTTGCAGTTCTACTCTGGTAGTAAACAAAACATTGGTACTTTTGTGAAAGCAAATAGTTTGTAATTGTGTGGCAGGGATTGCGtttatacttttatgatttCTCTTAAAATTAATCTGTTCAATGTAAACACCCCTTTATAATGTATATACTACTTATGTGTGTATAGGTTCTcatttatatttggattttgacgTGTGAAGGTCGAGGATGCATGTGGCAACAAATCACTAGCTCTTTTCCCTGCCAAATTTCGGAAAAGCGTGTGGATTAAACTAGGTCTGTCCTATTTAAAAAGCAATTCAGCACTACGCCACGCTAATTTGTGTTActagtttttaaaaacaaaatcaattgcTTTACtgataatatttatcaaatggTTATAATAGCTGATTTCCTGTCTGGACATTAGTGATAGTTTATTCACCGACCATGTCATGGAATGGATACTTATAGTTTGTCTCCTTTTCAACTGTACTTAACAAGCTGTTTTTATTTAAGCCTTTATTGCTTCGTTGTTTGAGAATTCAGAAAAAATTTAGCTAACAATGAATTTGTCTATATGGAGcgtagaatttatttatttagaagcCATGTCAACTTCACCAATCTGTTTTGTTAAACAATCCATCGTTATCAAACTCAAACATATTTGCAGTGTGTACTGCTAGAAACATTGTTTGAGTTATTTACATGTTCTGTTTGGGGTTGGCGAATGCACCATGTGTTCTTTAAGATTTTGTTACTCCAACACATCTGCCAAAGAGTTTAACATTTAACCCTTCTTTCTCATGTTGTAGGGagctttgttgttgttgatgtaaCTAGAAAGGAAAAGGCTCTTGAATCGGGTAGCAAGGTTGCATGCCTTGTTTCTCAAGTTCTTTTCTACAATCAAGTTCGAGAACTACAGAAAACTCCTGAATGgtgtgtattgtttcctgctTTGATTTTTGTATGTTCACTTGCTTTGGGTTCCCTTGTtgaataatcatatatttactttttatatcaaaatttggattttgtATGGTAGAATCTATCGG
Proteins encoded:
- the LOC106777839 gene encoding probable RNA-binding protein EIF1AD, translated to MRGGRKNLKRAIEEKHVTLQDGQSIMQVVSLRGSNIIEVEDACGNKSLALFPAKFRKSVWIKLGSFVVVDVTRKEKALESGSKVACLVSQVLFYNQVRELQKTPEWPESFKSAMVDELNETSASQQENELEDSDDDGLPPLEANTNRLRPFELQADEDSESSDTDD